A region of Thermococcus barossii DNA encodes the following proteins:
- the rd gene encoding rubredoxin: MAKWKCIVCGYIYDEDEGDEDAGIAPGTKFEDLPEDWVCPLCGAPKDMFEKIE; this comes from the coding sequence ATGGCAAAATGGAAGTGTATAGTCTGCGGCTACATATACGACGAGGATGAAGGTGACGAGGATGCCGGGATTGCCCCGGGAACCAAGTTTGAAGACCTCCCCGAGGACTGGGTCTGCCCGCTCTGCGGCGCTCCCAAGGACATGTTTGAAAAGATAGAGTGA
- a CDS encoding rubrerythrin family protein, protein MVVERKMTRKFLEDAFAGESMAHMKYLIFAEQAEKEGFPNIAKLFRAIAHAEFVHAKNHFIALGHLDKTPENLQAGIDGETYEVEEMYPVFKNAAEFQGEKDAVRTTHYALEAEKIHAELYVKAKEKAESGEDIEVKKVYICPVCGYTAVDEAPEYCPVCGAPRDKFVVFE, encoded by the coding sequence ATGGTAGTGGAAAGAAAAATGACCCGGAAGTTTCTGGAGGATGCCTTCGCCGGCGAAAGCATGGCCCACATGAAGTACCTGATTTTTGCGGAGCAGGCCGAGAAGGAAGGATTTCCCAACATAGCCAAGCTCTTTAGAGCTATAGCCCACGCCGAGTTTGTCCATGCCAAAAACCACTTTATCGCCCTTGGACACCTGGATAAAACCCCTGAGAACCTTCAGGCGGGAATAGACGGCGAGACCTACGAGGTTGAGGAGATGTACCCTGTCTTTAAGAACGCCGCCGAGTTCCAGGGCGAGAAGGACGCCGTCAGGACGACACACTACGCCCTGGAGGCCGAGAAGATACACGCCGAGCTGTACGTCAAGGCCAAAGAAAAGGCCGAGAGTGGGGAGGACATCGAGGTAAAGAAGGTCTACATCTGCCCGGTCTGCGGCTACACAGCGGTTGACGAAGCCCCCGAGTACTGCCCGGTGTGCGGTGCTCCTAGGGATAAGTTCGTGGTCTTTGAGTAA